Proteins from a genomic interval of Micromonospora sp. NBC_00389:
- a CDS encoding PPOX class F420-dependent oxidoreductase, which produces MPDDRTQQALTDLIAGRSMGVLATLKRDGRPQLSTVVYSFDREAGLIRVSVTDGRAKTANLRRDPRASFHVGSEDGWAYAVVEGHAELTAPASEPGDETVEELVAVYRSLRGEHPDWDEYREAMVAERRLVLRLPVERIYGAPPRG; this is translated from the coding sequence GTGCCGGACGACCGCACCCAGCAGGCGTTGACCGACCTGATCGCCGGCCGCTCGATGGGCGTGCTGGCGACGCTCAAGCGGGACGGGCGGCCACAGTTGTCCACAGTGGTCTATTCGTTCGACCGGGAGGCGGGGCTGATCCGGGTCTCGGTCACCGACGGCCGCGCCAAGACCGCCAATCTCCGCCGGGACCCGCGGGCCAGCTTCCACGTCGGCAGCGAGGACGGCTGGGCGTACGCGGTGGTCGAGGGGCACGCCGAGCTGACCGCCCCGGCCAGCGAGCCCGGCGACGAGACCGTCGAGGAGTTGGTGGCGGTCTACCGGTCGCTGCGCGGCGAACACCCGGACTGGGACGAATACCGCGAAGCCATGGTCGCCGAGCGGCGGCTGGTGCTGCGCCTGCCCGTGGAGCGGATCTACGGCGCGCCGCCCCGAGGCTGA
- a CDS encoding aspartate-semialdehyde dehydrogenase, protein MRIGIVGATGQVGGVMRQVLAEREFPAEQVRLFASARSAGRTLPWRDGEVTVEDAATADYAGLDIVLFSAGKGTARELAPRVAEAGAVVIDNSSAFRMDPLVPLVVAEVNPHAVTERPKGIIANPNCTTMAAMPVLRPLHAEAGLVGLVVSTYQAVSGAGLAGVAELDEQVRKVAEHAAALAFDGSAVEFPAPRSFAEPIAFNVLPLAGSIVDDGSFETDEEQKLRNESRKILEIPDLKVSGTCVRVPVFTGHSLQINARFARPLTPQRAHELLADAPGVALTDVPTPLQAAGQDPSYVGRIRADETVEYGLALFCSNDNLRKGAALNAVQIAELVAAELR, encoded by the coding sequence ATGAGGATCGGCATTGTGGGGGCCACCGGCCAGGTCGGTGGCGTGATGCGGCAGGTGCTGGCGGAACGGGAGTTCCCGGCGGAGCAGGTGCGGTTGTTCGCCTCGGCGCGGTCCGCCGGGCGGACGCTGCCCTGGCGCGACGGCGAGGTGACCGTCGAGGACGCCGCGACCGCGGACTACGCCGGTCTGGACATCGTGCTCTTCTCGGCCGGTAAGGGGACGGCCCGGGAATTGGCCCCCAGAGTCGCCGAGGCCGGTGCCGTGGTGATCGACAACTCCTCGGCGTTCCGGATGGACCCGCTGGTGCCGCTGGTGGTCGCCGAGGTCAACCCGCACGCCGTCACCGAGCGCCCCAAGGGCATCATCGCCAACCCCAACTGCACCACGATGGCCGCGATGCCGGTGCTGCGTCCGCTGCACGCCGAGGCCGGCCTGGTCGGCCTGGTCGTCTCGACGTACCAGGCGGTCTCCGGCGCCGGGCTGGCCGGCGTCGCCGAGCTGGACGAGCAGGTCCGCAAGGTCGCCGAGCACGCCGCCGCGCTCGCCTTCGACGGGTCGGCCGTGGAGTTTCCCGCGCCGCGCTCGTTCGCCGAGCCGATCGCCTTCAACGTGCTCCCGCTGGCCGGCTCGATCGTCGACGACGGCTCGTTCGAGACCGACGAGGAGCAGAAGCTGCGCAACGAGAGCCGCAAGATCCTGGAGATTCCCGACCTGAAGGTCTCCGGCACCTGCGTCCGGGTGCCGGTGTTCACCGGCCACTCGCTCCAGATCAACGCCCGGTTCGCCCGGCCGCTCACCCCGCAGCGTGCCCACGAACTGCTCGCCGACGCGCCGGGGGTGGCGCTGACCGACGTCCCGACGCCGTTGCAGGCGGCCGGGCAGGACCCGAGCTACGTGGGGCGGATCCGCGCGGACGAGACCGTCGAGTACGGGCTGGCCCTGTTCTGCTCCAACGACAACCTGCGCAAGGGCGCCGCGCTCAACGCGGTGCAGATCGCCGAGCTGGTCGCCGCCGAGCTTCGCTGA